From the genome of Corallococcus macrosporus DSM 14697:
CGGTACGCCGTACAAGGACTACTTCGGCGATGAGTCGCTGCTGACGTTCGAGGTGGAGCTCCAGCGCTACTTCTACCAGGGCGTGGGCACCGCGGGCGTGGGCTTCTCCGCCGGCTACGGCGAGAAGTACGGCTCGGCGAAGCTGGCCTCGGGAGTGGCCGCGGCGGAGCGCACGGCGCTGCGCTTGATTCCCCTGAGCTTCAACGCCTTCTACAAGTTCGACTACGCCGCCTTCGAGTGGGGCATCCCGCTGGTGCCCTACGGCAAGCTGGGGCTCATCTACACGCCCTGGTGGATCACCAAGGGCACGGGCACCGAGACGGCGGACGGCGGCCGGGGCTCGGGTGGCCGCTGGGGCTGGGGCGCGACGGGCGGCGTGGCCTTCCTCCTGGACGTGCTGGAGCCGCGCTTCGCGCGCGACTTCGACTCCGACATGGGGGTGAACCACAGCTACGTGTTCGCCGAGTACACCTATGCGGATGTGGACAACTTCGGCGGCCCGGGGCTGAACCTTTCGAACCGCCGCTGGATGTTCGGGTTGGCGCTGGACTACTAAGCGGCTCATGCCGCTCATTCCGCGCCGCCCCAGGTCTCTTGTCGCGCTCCTCTTGTTGACGGCCGCCGTGGGCCCCTGGGCCTCCGGCTGCCGCCGCGTGGTGCGGCCGGACCTGGGGCAGGACCGGACGGTGGAGGCGGGCGTGCCGGTGGACCTCGGCTCGCAGCGCGAGGACGCCACCGCCGTCACCTGGGACTTCGGTGATGGCAGCGACGCCCAGACGGCCCCGTGGGTGTCCCACGCCTTCTCCCGCACGGGCGCCTATACCGTGCGCGCCCTGCATGAGGGAGAAGAGGTCGGCCGCGTCCAGTTGACGGTGGTGCCCCGGCCGGTGCTGCGCGCGGTGCCCGCCAGCGCGCGCACCGTCATGTGGCTGCCCGAGCTGCGTGGCCACGTGGACCGGCTGATGGACTTCTACGCGCGGCTCGTGGGGCCGGAGAACGCGCGGCAGGCCGTGGAGGCCTCTCCGCTGCTGCCGCTGCTCTTCGCGGACCTGGAGGGCGACGCCGGGACGGTGGTGGACGCCGACGAGGGCTTCGGCTTCTTCCTGCTCCCGGACTTCGACGGAGTCGTGACGCTGCTGGGCATCACCGAGCCCGAGGCGGCGATGAGCGCCGTCGCGAGCGAGCTGGAGCGCGCGGGGCATGGCGTGATGCCGCGGCCGGACGGCTCCGTCACGGTGGAGCCCGCGGCGGGTGGGCCACCGATGCTCCTCTTCGAGGACCGCGGCTACCTCTACCTCGCCGTGCCGGAGGGCTTGGAGGAGCCCGAGGACGGTGAGCCCCGCCAGGCCCAGGTGCTGGCCATCCCCGACGCGGAGGTGGCGCGCCAGGCGGTGCGGGGCCTCACGGGGCCGGGACTCGCGGAGGACCCGCTGCTGACCGAGCTCCGCCCGAAGGTGGCGGACGGCAGCGTGTATCTCTTCTCCGCGCAGCAGCCCGGCGCGGCGGAGGACACCCACCCGATTCGAGGCTTCGCCGCGTCGCTGGCGGTGATGCCGGAGCGGGTGGACCTGGACGGCTTCCTGTCCTCCACGACGCCCCTGTTCCAGGGCGCCCGCGCGCCTGCGTCGGCGCTGCTGAAGGACGCGGAGCTGGGGCCCATCGCCGCGGCGCAGATTTCCGTGCCGCCCGAGGAGTTGGCGCGGCTGGTCTTCGGTGCGCCCGGCTCCGAGCGCCGCGAGCGGGTGGTGGCGTCCTGGCGTCGCGAGGGCCTGGACGTGGAGGCGCTGCTCCAGTCGCTGCGAGGGGACGTGGTGCTGCGCGCGTACT
Proteins encoded in this window:
- a CDS encoding MXAN_2562 family outer membrane beta-barrel protein — encoded protein: MSRASALGFVALLATLPAWGQDTVVVEEEVSLRSPRTGGIQFRMGGYKPLIDEEPGLSGTPYKDYFGDESLLTFEVELQRYFYQGVGTAGVGFSAGYGEKYGSAKLASGVAAAERTALRLIPLSFNAFYKFDYAAFEWGIPLVPYGKLGLIYTPWWITKGTGTETADGGRGSGGRWGWGATGGVAFLLDVLEPRFARDFDSDMGVNHSYVFAEYTYADVDNFGGPGLNLSNRRWMFGLALDY
- a CDS encoding PKD domain-containing protein codes for the protein MPLIPRRPRSLVALLLLTAAVGPWASGCRRVVRPDLGQDRTVEAGVPVDLGSQREDATAVTWDFGDGSDAQTAPWVSHAFSRTGAYTVRALHEGEEVGRVQLTVVPRPVLRAVPASARTVMWLPELRGHVDRLMDFYARLVGPENARQAVEASPLLPLLFADLEGDAGTVVDADEGFGFFLLPDFDGVVTLLGITEPEAAMSAVASELERAGHGVMPRPDGSVTVEPAAGGPPMLLFEDRGYLYLAVPEGLEEPEDGEPRQAQVLAIPDAEVARQAVRGLTGPGLAEDPLLTELRPKVADGSVYLFSAQQPGAAEDTHPIRGFAASLAVMPERVDLDGFLSSTTPLFQGARAPASALLKDAELGPIAAAQISVPPEELARLVFGAPGSERRERVVASWRREGLDVEALLQSLRGDVVLRAYFDIPAFFRNFLRNKRPDPKGTLVVEAGLTASEPVRALVQKHLEDSPLRYTTQQEPDGTLFRTRIREQPVELRILPERASLLAGEVLDGRPRGDVGAELRERFGGEAFSTGHVSLMVDLGRLRADLRTAEKVPGVPSALLGATKALSGALLDRITPLDSGFLDFAPVEGGGRLKGRLSLRAEQEASR